A window from Candidatus Hydrogenedentota bacterium encodes these proteins:
- a CDS encoding glycosyltransferase family 4 protein, whose amino-acid sequence MHILYFHQYFTTPNTAGGTRSYEMARQLISRGHEVTMVCVRRGKDGLNLLGSADGLIREGVIDGIRVIQFDLEYSNYMSLPRRAWVFLRYALRSTGLALLMDYDLLFATSTPLTAGIPGIFASPLRRKPFVFEVRDLWPELPKAMGVVKNPLVLSGRSVLAWMSYRTASAFIALAPGLKEGIAKRSPRNHAIAMIPNGCDLDLFQPGKREALNLPGVKPTDCVAVFTGAHGMANGLDAVLDTARVLKERGRMDIVLVFIGDGKLKPSLIERTKAEDLDNCRFFDPMPKNILNRVVSCCDIGMMILDDVPAFYYGTSPNKFFDYISSGLPVLNNYPGWLADMINKHRCGIAIPPRNPEAFADTLCLLADDPVLRREYGKNARLLAEEKFSRDRLANEFVDWLEAVYAKSRDKVA is encoded by the coding sequence ATGCATATCCTGTACTTTCATCAGTATTTTACAACACCAAACACTGCCGGTGGGACGCGATCTTATGAAATGGCCCGGCAATTGATATCCCGAGGGCATGAAGTGACGATGGTTTGCGTCCGACGAGGCAAAGATGGCTTGAACTTGCTCGGCAGCGCCGATGGATTAATTCGCGAAGGTGTTATTGACGGTATTCGGGTCATTCAATTCGATCTGGAGTATAGTAATTACATGAGCCTTCCGCGACGCGCATGGGTGTTCTTGCGCTATGCTTTGCGAAGTACGGGGCTTGCTCTGCTAATGGATTACGATCTTCTTTTTGCTACATCTACTCCGCTTACTGCCGGCATTCCTGGAATTTTTGCCAGCCCGTTGCGAAGAAAACCGTTTGTTTTTGAAGTCAGAGACCTATGGCCGGAACTGCCCAAAGCGATGGGTGTGGTGAAAAACCCACTGGTACTGTCGGGTAGGTCCGTTTTGGCATGGATGAGTTATCGGACGGCGTCGGCTTTCATTGCCCTTGCGCCAGGACTCAAAGAAGGAATCGCTAAACGCAGTCCCCGGAATCACGCGATTGCCATGATTCCTAATGGATGCGATCTGGATCTTTTCCAGCCTGGAAAGAGAGAAGCTCTGAATTTGCCCGGTGTGAAGCCGACCGACTGCGTGGCCGTGTTTACAGGTGCCCATGGAATGGCCAATGGTTTGGATGCTGTTTTGGATACGGCGCGCGTTCTTAAGGAACGGGGCCGAATGGATATTGTATTGGTTTTTATCGGTGATGGGAAATTGAAGCCGTCTTTAATTGAAAGAACGAAAGCAGAGGACTTGGATAATTGCCGCTTTTTCGATCCCATGCCTAAGAATATACTTAATCGTGTAGTAAGTTGTTGTGATATAGGGATGATGATTCTTGATGATGTGCCTGCGTTTTACTATGGAACATCGCCCAATAAGTTCTTTGACTACATTTCTTCCGGATTGCCTGTGCTGAACAATTATCCCGGTTGGTTGGCGGATATGATTAATAAGCATCGCTGTGGTATTGCCATCCCTCCCCGTAATCCGGAGGCCTTTGCTGACACCCTTTGTTTACTGGCGGATGATCCAGTGCTGCGTCGCGAGTATGGAAAGAACGCTCGCCTACTGGCAGAAGAAAAATTTTCTCGTGACCGATTGGCCAATGAATTTGTGGATTGGTTGG